One genomic window of uncultured Erythrobacter sp. includes the following:
- a CDS encoding NAD(P)-dependent oxidoreductase — protein sequence MANDDRGFSRRISVIGLGIIGGSVARHLVDAGWDVGGHDLSEKAKAEASSNGVTILNTPAALAAHSDLVLTSLPSAKAAVAVFDTLLEHATGPMIVAELSTLALEDKFALRDRVCGTQCAILDCPISGTGAQAASRDIAIYASGESAAIDRMEPAFDAISRKLIRMGEFGQGSKMKLVANLLVAIHNVASAEAMALGQAAGLEPNAIIEAVQAGAGNSRIFELRAPMMAERVYEPATMKLDVWDKDMQAIAAFAAELGSAVPLLDASLPLYDAATQRHPQSDTAAVFEALRALTNSDLGAGS from the coding sequence ATGGCGAATGATGATCGCGGTTTTTCCCGCCGGATAAGTGTTATCGGCTTGGGCATTATCGGCGGCAGCGTTGCTCGGCATCTGGTCGATGCAGGCTGGGATGTTGGCGGTCATGACCTTTCCGAAAAGGCAAAAGCAGAGGCATCTTCAAATGGTGTGACCATTCTCAACACGCCCGCTGCGCTCGCCGCTCATTCCGATCTGGTACTAACCAGCCTGCCAAGCGCGAAGGCGGCGGTGGCAGTTTTTGATACGCTGCTGGAACATGCGACTGGCCCCATGATCGTGGCAGAACTCAGCACGCTGGCGCTTGAGGATAAGTTTGCGCTGCGTGATCGAGTGTGCGGCACGCAATGCGCCATCCTTGATTGCCCGATCAGTGGCACAGGTGCGCAAGCGGCAAGCCGTGATATTGCCATTTATGCCAGCGGCGAAAGCGCGGCGATTGATCGCATGGAGCCGGCTTTCGATGCCATTTCGCGAAAGCTGATCCGCATGGGCGAATTCGGGCAGGGGTCCAAAATGAAGCTCGTCGCCAATCTGCTGGTGGCGATTCACAATGTTGCATCTGCAGAAGCGATGGCGCTGGGGCAGGCCGCGGGGCTTGAGCCCAATGCCATCATCGAAGCTGTTCAGGCAGGCGCGGGCAATTCTCGGATATTTGAACTGCGCGCACCGATGATGGCTGAACGTGTTTACGAACCAGCCACGATGAAGCTCGACGTATGGGACAAGGATATGCAGGCCATCGCTGCCTTTGCGGCCGAGCTGGGAAGTGCGGTTCCTCTGCTAGATGCCAGCCTCCCCTTGTATGACGCCGCGACCCAGCGGCACCCGCAATCAGACACAGCCGCCGTATTTGAAGCGCTGCGTGCGCTTACCAATTCAGACCTGGGAGCCGGTTCATGA
- a CDS encoding CocE/NonD family hydrolase, giving the protein MTNTTLEDAAVDPLMRIEIRDGMEVHWNVPIPMDDGAVLRADIFRPVGQDRHPVLLTHGPYAKGLSFQEGYPSAWNIMAENHPDVTANSSNKYQNWEVVDPEKWVPEGYAVVRVDSRGCGASPGYIDHFSPRETRDFYECIEWAGVQDWSNGKVGLNGVSYFGINQWQVASLQPPHLAAMCIWEGAADFYRDMTHHGGILSTFWANWSDMQVKTVQYGIGEKGKRNPVTGELVCGPELLDEETLAENRCQFGDEIRSHPLDDEYHKARSPDWSKVNVPFLSAANWGGQGLHTRGNFEGFMRAASKDKWLEAHGLEHWTHFYTDYGRELQLAFFDRFLKGEEGRWPEEPAVRLQVRKIDGFDGREEADWPIPRTKWTKLHFDLVNGRLLDAPKGVDEQISFDAEGDGITMLSAPMREETEITGPSALKMVVSSSTDDADLFAVLRVFSPDMKEVVYQGAIDPHTPVGQGWLRVSHRKLDEELSRPYRPYHSHDEEQFLADGEKVPVDVEIWPTSVVVPAGYRIALTIRGRDYENVKSGGFLSNFKNELRGCGPFLHNDPEDRPAPRYSGRTTIHAGAQAEAYVLLPVIPPKEAG; this is encoded by the coding sequence ATGACGAACACCACTCTTGAAGACGCTGCGGTCGACCCGCTTATGCGCATCGAAATCCGTGACGGCATGGAGGTGCACTGGAACGTGCCCATTCCGATGGATGATGGAGCGGTGCTGCGTGCTGATATCTTCCGGCCCGTCGGGCAGGATCGCCATCCTGTGCTGCTGACCCATGGGCCGTATGCAAAGGGCCTGTCTTTCCAGGAGGGCTATCCCAGCGCGTGGAACATCATGGCGGAAAACCATCCTGATGTGACTGCAAACTCCAGCAACAAATATCAGAACTGGGAAGTTGTGGACCCCGAAAAGTGGGTTCCGGAAGGCTATGCCGTTGTGCGCGTGGACAGCCGTGGTTGCGGCGCATCGCCCGGCTATATCGACCATTTCTCTCCGCGAGAGACGCGCGATTTCTACGAGTGCATCGAATGGGCAGGGGTGCAGGATTGGTCGAATGGCAAGGTCGGCCTGAACGGCGTTTCCTATTTCGGGATCAACCAGTGGCAGGTCGCTTCGCTACAGCCGCCGCATTTGGCCGCGATGTGCATCTGGGAAGGCGCGGCGGATTTCTATCGCGACATGACCCATCATGGCGGCATCCTCAGCACGTTTTGGGCGAACTGGTCGGATATGCAGGTCAAGACGGTGCAATATGGCATCGGCGAAAAGGGCAAACGCAATCCTGTCACCGGCGAATTGGTGTGCGGGCCTGAACTGCTTGACGAAGAAACACTGGCCGAGAACCGGTGCCAGTTTGGTGATGAAATCCGCTCTCACCCGCTGGATGATGAGTATCACAAGGCGCGTTCACCCGATTGGTCTAAGGTCAATGTCCCTTTCCTGTCGGCAGCCAACTGGGGCGGGCAGGGGCTGCACACACGCGGCAATTTTGAAGGCTTTATGCGCGCTGCATCCAAGGACAAATGGTTGGAGGCGCACGGGCTTGAACACTGGACGCACTTCTACACCGATTATGGCCGCGAACTTCAGCTCGCCTTCTTCGATCGCTTCCTGAAGGGTGAAGAGGGGCGTTGGCCAGAGGAGCCGGCTGTGCGCCTGCAAGTGCGCAAGATCGACGGGTTTGACGGGCGCGAAGAAGCGGACTGGCCAATCCCGAGGACGAAATGGACCAAGCTGCATTTTGACCTCGTCAATGGCCGCTTGCTTGATGCGCCCAAGGGCGTGGATGAACAGATTAGCTTCGATGCAGAAGGCGATGGCATCACCATGCTGTCTGCCCCGATGCGTGAAGAAACCGAAATCACCGGCCCGTCTGCCTTGAAGATGGTCGTATCCTCATCAACGGACGATGCCGATCTGTTTGCCGTCCTGCGGGTGTTCTCGCCCGATATGAAAGAGGTGGTCTATCAGGGGGCAATCGATCCGCACACACCGGTCGGCCAGGGCTGGCTGCGCGTGTCGCATCGCAAGCTGGATGAGGAACTTTCGCGGCCCTATCGCCCCTATCATTCGCATGATGAGGAGCAATTCCTTGCTGATGGCGAGAAGGTGCCGGTCGATGTCGAAATCTGGCCGACCAGCGTGGTTGTTCCAGCAGGATACCGCATTGCTCTGACCATTCGCGGGCGCGATTATGAAAACGTCAAAAGCGGCGGTTTCCTGTCCAACTTCAAGAATGAGCTTCGCGGTTGCGGGCCATTCCTGCACAATGATCCCGAAGATCGGCCTGCGCCGCGCTATTCAGGGCGCACAACGATCCATGCAGGCGCGCAGGCAGAGGCCTATGTTCTCCTGCCTGTGATCCCGCCAAAAGAGGCCGGGTAA
- a CDS encoding MmgE/PrpD family protein has translation MSDVASADENPAINIVADFLSEVPSSVTADLRHSAARIVLNGLRAALSASGEPLLERMRLEKAASCGGGDGAGVLFTDTRLSAEDAALCNQQAWLYFLLDDVEPRSGIHPGGPAITAALALAEQSGRSSKAVSGQQFLNAVVAGIEVQVAVALASAPEMLLERGFAPLSALSPIGAAAAACVLDDTPAHQTRHAVGMAAMSGIGMWEMGGSSSAGFLTALGMRSGLASWQAAKVGFEAPKGAIDGKFGSFRAYTGKAPEVIREHLQSLGTTWATSDILFQPYSGDTFTQAPLVALKSLRDALDEGVDRPVIENIIVHVSARTAAGVAHKSARHAKIPDALAFNSDPKSRMAAGWLHGIYSFEQGWDHLIGDAEIEDLRERVEFREDSAIEPISSARVELQFADGRSEQTDTVSFPGSAENPMSDQQVEDAFREAARGKLSDGRCDRIIDAIWGLETASDMSGLFNGISAAPDL, from the coding sequence ATGAGTGATGTTGCCAGCGCCGATGAAAACCCGGCGATCAACATTGTCGCCGATTTTCTCAGCGAAGTGCCTTCCAGCGTCACGGCGGATCTGCGCCACTCGGCGGCGCGGATTGTTCTCAATGGTCTGCGCGCGGCGCTATCTGCCAGCGGAGAACCACTGCTTGAGCGGATGCGCCTTGAAAAAGCGGCATCGTGCGGCGGCGGCGATGGGGCGGGGGTCTTGTTCACCGATACGCGCTTGTCTGCCGAAGATGCGGCGCTGTGCAATCAGCAGGCATGGCTGTATTTCCTGCTCGACGATGTTGAGCCGCGTTCGGGCATTCATCCCGGCGGTCCGGCGATCACGGCGGCGTTGGCGCTGGCAGAGCAAAGCGGGCGCAGCAGCAAGGCTGTTTCGGGTCAGCAGTTCCTGAACGCCGTGGTGGCAGGCATTGAAGTGCAGGTGGCCGTTGCCCTTGCATCGGCACCCGAAATGCTCCTGGAGCGCGGCTTTGCGCCGCTTTCCGCCCTTTCGCCCATTGGCGCCGCGGCAGCGGCCTGCGTGCTGGATGATACACCTGCACATCAGACCCGGCATGCTGTCGGCATGGCCGCGATGAGCGGAATTGGCATGTGGGAAATGGGCGGCTCTTCCAGCGCCGGATTCCTGACCGCGCTTGGCATGCGTTCAGGTCTCGCGTCATGGCAGGCAGCCAAGGTTGGCTTTGAAGCGCCAAAGGGTGCGATTGACGGGAAATTCGGCTCCTTTCGAGCTTATACCGGCAAAGCGCCCGAGGTGATCCGCGAGCACTTGCAGTCCCTCGGCACCACATGGGCGACCTCTGACATCCTGTTTCAGCCCTATTCCGGCGACACTTTTACTCAGGCCCCGCTTGTCGCACTGAAATCCCTGCGAGATGCGCTTGATGAAGGGGTAGACAGGCCTGTCATTGAAAACATCATTGTCCATGTCAGCGCGCGAACAGCCGCAGGGGTTGCACATAAATCTGCTCGCCATGCCAAAATACCCGATGCGCTGGCGTTCAATTCCGATCCCAAGTCGCGCATGGCTGCGGGCTGGTTGCACGGCATCTACAGCTTTGAACAGGGATGGGACCATCTGATCGGCGATGCTGAAATCGAAGACCTGCGCGAACGCGTGGAATTCCGTGAAGATTCAGCGATCGAGCCGATCTCAAGCGCCCGCGTGGAGCTGCAATTCGCCGATGGCCGAAGTGAGCAGACTGACACGGTTTCTTTCCCCGGCTCTGCCGAAAACCCGATGAGCGATCAGCAGGTGGAAGATGCGTTTCGCGAAGCGGCGCGGGGCAAACTGTCCGATGGCCGCTGCGATCGCATCATTGATGCGATCTGGGGCCTGGAAACAGCCAGCGATATGTCCGGTCTGTTCAATGGGATTTCGGCTGCCCCTGACCTGTGA
- a CDS encoding TauD/TfdA family dioxygenase has translation MPLTIRQLAPTFAAEIRGVDLRSTPSQQVLDEIYDTFLKYRVVVLPGQALSMEQHLAFGELFGPLHVLPTVKGMDLRIKNRAIDDVSNLASDGSLAGANSPKAFFALGNQLWHSDLSFCENPAHASMLHASEIAEEGGETQFCDLVAAYEALDDDTKAQIAPLIAEHSLAHSRVRGGDSQADVEYLLKLRPPAMQPLVRTHPETGEKVLYIGAHVARIEGMSADEGEALIQKLLDHATQPESVYTHRWAVNDLVIWDNRQTLHRGRPYDVDNVRRVMHRVTVDGDGPNVVEGKVVEPTVSRRDVRVPA, from the coding sequence ATGCCGCTTACCATTCGACAGCTTGCCCCAACCTTTGCCGCTGAAATTCGGGGTGTCGATCTGCGTTCCACGCCGAGCCAGCAGGTGCTTGACGAAATTTACGACACGTTTCTCAAATATCGCGTCGTGGTGTTGCCGGGTCAGGCGCTTTCGATGGAGCAGCACCTTGCCTTTGGCGAGCTGTTCGGTCCGCTGCATGTTCTTCCTACGGTCAAGGGCATGGATTTGCGGATCAAAAACCGGGCTATCGATGACGTGTCCAACCTGGCTTCGGACGGATCGCTGGCCGGGGCCAACTCACCCAAGGCATTCTTTGCGTTGGGCAATCAGCTTTGGCACTCCGATCTGTCCTTCTGCGAAAATCCCGCGCACGCTTCCATGTTGCACGCCAGCGAGATCGCCGAAGAAGGAGGGGAGACCCAGTTTTGCGATCTTGTTGCCGCCTATGAAGCGCTGGACGACGATACAAAAGCGCAGATCGCGCCGCTTATTGCAGAACACAGCCTTGCCCATTCGCGCGTGCGCGGCGGCGACAGTCAGGCGGATGTTGAATACCTTTTGAAACTGCGCCCGCCTGCGATGCAGCCACTGGTCCGCACGCACCCGGAAACTGGCGAGAAAGTCCTGTATATCGGCGCGCATGTCGCCCGGATCGAGGGAATGAGCGCGGACGAGGGAGAAGCCCTGATCCAGAAGCTGCTCGATCACGCGACCCAGCCCGAAAGCGTTTACACGCATCGCTGGGCAGTCAACGATCTGGTGATCTGGGATAACCGCCAAACCTTGCACCGCGGGCGGCCCTATGATGTCGACAATGTCCGCCGGGTGATGCACCGCGTGACTGTCGATGGTGATGGCCCCAATGTTGTTGAAGGCAAAGTTGTCGAGCCGACCGTTAGTCGACGCGACGTGCGGGTCCCTGCCTGA
- a CDS encoding RidA family protein: MSDPKSAKAPQAIWPDIPQPLMPYSPAVKAADWVFVSGQLASDFKTGIAPEAKPANPNLADEQGLQSKFVMQTLQRTLAAAGGDISKDVVRIWQWFPWDRPTMEEFAEGNCWPGVTISPYLDARNEFIFEPRPASTAVSIRSLPVRNARIEVDLIAILDDTKPEGFAAPEGVPMPLAGYSPALRRGDWVFLAGEVPTDWVGDYGEARNMGMPSALAREARVNPHVWYGSEIEAQTDYTLSKLARIAEASGSSLERTVKADVYIGDPSEYAGMDRVWKKWFPNNPPARCVIPYMGLGTRGSRIEIALTLLANDSKLEIETVETSGAPEPWSHEPQAVKVGNFLFLSQQMACDSRGVLAEGMLRHPEFPHYGLPGQNQMRHMMKNIAAICEAGGTSLENIVRRACFHDAGDHFADSIEEWASYFPDVKPASTTMMIGGPLVVPGANALLDLIAYVPD, translated from the coding sequence ATGTCTGACCCGAAATCTGCAAAAGCCCCCCAGGCAATCTGGCCGGATATTCCGCAGCCGCTGATGCCTTATAGCCCAGCGGTCAAAGCGGCCGACTGGGTTTTCGTTTCCGGACAATTGGCGAGCGATTTCAAGACCGGCATTGCGCCAGAGGCCAAGCCAGCCAATCCGAACCTCGCCGACGAGCAGGGCCTTCAATCCAAATTCGTCATGCAAACGCTTCAGCGCACGCTTGCTGCGGCAGGCGGCGATATTTCCAAGGATGTTGTGCGCATCTGGCAATGGTTCCCCTGGGACCGGCCGACAATGGAGGAGTTCGCAGAAGGCAATTGCTGGCCGGGCGTTACGATTTCCCCGTATCTCGATGCTCGAAACGAATTCATTTTTGAACCGCGCCCCGCTTCAACAGCGGTCAGCATCCGGTCGCTGCCGGTTCGCAATGCGCGGATCGAGGTTGATCTGATTGCCATCCTGGATGACACCAAGCCCGAAGGTTTTGCCGCACCGGAAGGTGTTCCGATGCCTCTCGCTGGCTATTCACCGGCACTGCGCCGGGGGGACTGGGTGTTTTTGGCGGGGGAAGTGCCAACCGATTGGGTCGGTGACTATGGCGAGGCGCGCAATATGGGCATGCCCAGCGCTCTCGCGCGTGAGGCCCGCGTCAATCCGCATGTCTGGTATGGCTCGGAGATCGAAGCTCAGACGGATTACACGCTCAGCAAGCTGGCGCGAATTGCGGAAGCATCAGGTTCATCACTTGAGCGCACGGTAAAGGCCGATGTCTATATCGGTGATCCAAGCGAATATGCCGGAATGGACCGTGTCTGGAAAAAGTGGTTCCCCAACAACCCGCCCGCGCGCTGCGTCATCCCCTATATGGGTCTTGGCACGCGGGGTAGCCGGATCGAGATAGCACTGACGCTTCTCGCCAATGATTCCAAGCTGGAAATCGAAACGGTTGAAACGTCCGGCGCACCCGAACCGTGGAGCCACGAGCCGCAGGCGGTAAAGGTGGGTAACTTCCTGTTCCTAAGCCAGCAGATGGCCTGCGATTCACGCGGAGTTCTTGCCGAAGGTATGCTGCGCCATCCCGAATTTCCGCATTATGGCCTGCCGGGGCAAAACCAGATGCGTCACATGATGAAGAACATCGCTGCGATCTGTGAAGCTGGCGGAACCAGTCTTGAGAACATCGTGCGCCGTGCTTGCTTCCATGATGCGGGCGATCACTTTGCCGATTCGATTGAAGAATGGGCGAGCTACTTCCCCGATGTGAAGCCGGCATCGACCACGATGATGATCGGTGGCCCGCTGGTCGTGCCGGGCGCCAATGCCCTGCTCGATCTGATCGCATACGTTCCGGATTGA
- a CDS encoding carboxymuconolactone decarboxylase family protein has translation MSRIPTASFEDLSEDQQRVYNAIKSGPRGVVQGPLKVWLESPELADKSQALGAFCRYDTTLPPRLSELAIIITGAHWQAGFEWHVHAPIALEAGIDPAAVDAIREGREPVLAKQDEQVVYAFTTQLLRNREVSDETYAKAVDVLSYRSVVDLVGILGYYGLISMTIKAFEVPVPEGSAEPFASA, from the coding sequence ATGTCCCGCATTCCAACCGCTTCATTCGAAGACCTCAGCGAGGATCAACAGCGCGTTTACAATGCGATCAAGTCTGGTCCGCGCGGCGTTGTGCAGGGGCCGTTGAAAGTCTGGCTTGAGAGCCCCGAACTGGCGGACAAATCACAGGCGCTGGGCGCGTTCTGTCGTTATGACACCACCCTGCCACCACGCCTCTCAGAACTCGCGATTATCATCACGGGCGCGCATTGGCAGGCAGGCTTTGAATGGCACGTCCACGCCCCGATTGCCTTGGAGGCCGGCATTGATCCAGCGGCAGTTGATGCGATCCGGGAAGGGCGCGAACCCGTGCTCGCCAAGCAGGACGAGCAGGTGGTCTATGCCTTCACCACGCAGCTGCTGCGAAACCGCGAAGTCAGCGATGAAACATATGCCAAAGCGGTCGACGTGCTCAGCTATCGCAGCGTCGTCGATCTGGTGGGAATTCTGGGTTACTACGGGCTGATTTCGATGACGATCAAAGCGTTCGAGGTTCCCGTGCCCGAAGGGAGCGCAGAACCATTCGCTTCCGCGTAA
- a CDS encoding helix-turn-helix domain-containing protein, which produces MPVEKSDSRYIRSLARGLEMLQIVSQHGPITLSEAAEISGLPYPTVARMLTTLHIEKYIERQESTKRYHVTALVRSLAHGFQDENRLAEIARPHLVELTQEIHWPVLIATPLADQMVVRDSTHTLTSMTLHHYYPGFTFPMIDSAAGQAWLAFCSPETRKQRLEEIEAQADEELAHMIEIAKKDVKFREIRKAGFAVRERNTFTAPVGKNSVISAPIFRGDHPIGALALVYFASTHNLQEAIELYADIVMETAKKIGNELTVE; this is translated from the coding sequence ATGCCAGTCGAAAAATCGGACAGCCGTTATATTCGGTCTCTGGCGCGCGGTCTTGAGATGCTTCAGATTGTCAGCCAACACGGCCCGATCACATTGAGTGAAGCTGCGGAAATATCTGGTCTGCCATACCCGACCGTGGCCAGAATGCTGACAACACTTCATATTGAAAAATACATTGAGCGTCAGGAAAGCACCAAGCGCTATCACGTGACAGCTCTGGTCCGCTCTCTGGCTCATGGGTTTCAGGACGAAAACAGGCTCGCTGAAATCGCCCGACCTCACCTCGTGGAACTTACACAGGAGATTCACTGGCCAGTTCTGATCGCAACTCCTTTGGCCGATCAAATGGTGGTTCGCGATTCGACCCACACACTGACGTCAATGACCCTTCATCATTACTATCCCGGCTTTACATTTCCGATGATTGATTCTGCCGCCGGTCAGGCATGGCTTGCGTTTTGCTCTCCCGAAACACGCAAACAACGCCTTGAGGAAATCGAGGCTCAAGCCGACGAAGAGTTGGCGCATATGATCGAGATAGCCAAGAAAGACGTGAAGTTTCGCGAGATCCGCAAAGCCGGATTCGCCGTACGCGAGCGAAACACCTTCACTGCGCCAGTCGGCAAGAACTCCGTCATTTCGGCACCGATCTTCCGCGGCGATCACCCGATAGGCGCATTGGCGCTTGTCTATTTTGCCTCGACCCATAACTTGCAGGAGGCGATAGAACTCTATGCAGATATCGTCATGGAAACAGCAAAGAAGATCGGCAACGAGCTGACGGTCGAGTAG
- a CDS encoding 3-isopropylmalate dehydratase, producing MARAWVFGDGISTDLLAPGNKLKLDPEELARHCMTAIEPDFPNLVAPGDIIFAGRNFGQGSSREQAAVSLKLLGVGAVFAQSFARIFYRNALNLGLPIFDFANVAEISAGDHVDLDLEQGKLRNASTQKSYVIQPLPAELMEIVKAGGLINYLEKQFNTAP from the coding sequence ATGGCCAGGGCATGGGTGTTCGGAGACGGGATCAGCACCGATCTGCTGGCCCCCGGTAACAAGCTGAAGCTTGATCCCGAAGAACTGGCTCGCCATTGCATGACTGCGATCGAGCCGGATTTCCCGAACCTTGTTGCGCCCGGTGACATCATCTTTGCTGGCAGGAACTTCGGTCAGGGATCATCGCGCGAGCAAGCCGCAGTTTCGCTCAAGCTGCTGGGAGTTGGCGCCGTTTTCGCACAGTCTTTTGCGAGGATATTCTATCGCAACGCGCTCAATCTGGGATTGCCGATTTTCGACTTCGCCAATGTGGCCGAAATCTCCGCAGGCGATCATGTCGACCTTGATCTGGAGCAGGGTAAACTGCGGAACGCGAGCACTCAAAAGTCGTATGTTATCCAGCCGTTGCCAGCCGAACTGATGGAGATCGTCAAGGCGGGCGGCTTGATAAACTATCTGGAAAAGCAGTTTAACACCGCGCCGTAA
- a CDS encoding 3-isopropylmalate dehydratase large subunit, which produces MIRPATMAEKLIARAAGLASVTPGQIVTANVDLAFAHDSSGPRRWAPHLEKLGVGLWDPAKVAIVTDHYVPATDADSAAILKTTRDFAREHEVEQFFDMIGICHLVLPEKGLMRPGEFVAGGDSHSPTGGAFGAYVAGYGATDMVGIVATGKTWIRVPESIRIELDGKLPRGVVAKDVMLMLCREVGLDNAFCAFEFGGSAVEAMTMQERMVLSNMTAELGGEAGLIAPDDTTFGFLRDRGKPVQDEAESRGFAPDSDARYLQRKRFDMAAMVPQVAAPHSPDNTDNVDSFSSVRVDQAYVGACVGAKLSDLQMVAKVLKGRKVADHVRLLVAPASQEVMGKASADGTIQTLVDAGAKIMPTGCGACAGMGAGILSDGDVCISSTNRNFQGRMGHSGASVYLGSPYTTAASAVVGRIADPRDLMEMT; this is translated from the coding sequence ATGATCCGTCCGGCGACCATGGCCGAGAAACTGATCGCGCGCGCTGCGGGGCTTGCAAGCGTGACACCCGGACAGATCGTGACCGCGAATGTGGACCTTGCTTTCGCGCATGACAGCTCGGGGCCGCGCCGCTGGGCACCGCATTTGGAGAAGCTGGGTGTTGGTCTGTGGGATCCGGCCAAGGTCGCAATCGTCACGGATCACTACGTGCCTGCCACCGATGCTGATTCCGCTGCGATCTTAAAGACGACCCGTGATTTCGCGCGCGAGCACGAAGTTGAACAGTTCTTCGACATGATCGGCATTTGCCACCTCGTTCTCCCGGAAAAGGGCCTCATGCGCCCCGGTGAATTTGTCGCAGGCGGGGACAGCCATTCTCCAACTGGCGGCGCGTTTGGCGCTTATGTGGCGGGTTATGGCGCGACGGACATGGTCGGAATTGTCGCGACGGGTAAGACCTGGATACGGGTCCCCGAAAGCATCCGCATAGAGCTAGACGGCAAACTGCCGCGCGGTGTCGTAGCCAAAGACGTCATGCTCATGCTTTGCCGCGAAGTTGGATTGGACAACGCTTTTTGCGCTTTCGAGTTCGGCGGAAGCGCAGTGGAAGCGATGACCATGCAAGAACGCATGGTGCTCAGCAACATGACCGCCGAACTGGGCGGTGAAGCCGGTTTGATCGCGCCTGACGATACGACGTTCGGGTTTTTGCGCGATCGCGGCAAACCGGTGCAGGACGAAGCTGAAAGCCGTGGCTTCGCGCCGGATTCCGATGCTCGATACTTGCAACGAAAGCGTTTTGACATGGCAGCGATGGTCCCGCAGGTTGCCGCGCCGCATTCGCCGGACAACACCGACAATGTCGACTCGTTTTCATCCGTGCGCGTGGACCAGGCCTATGTCGGGGCCTGTGTAGGTGCCAAACTGTCTGACCTGCAGATGGTCGCGAAAGTCCTGAAAGGCCGGAAAGTAGCTGATCATGTGCGCCTGCTCGTCGCTCCTGCGTCACAGGAGGTTATGGGCAAGGCTAGCGCGGATGGTACGATCCAGACACTTGTTGATGCCGGCGCCAAGATCATGCCAACCGGATGCGGCGCTTGCGCCGGAATGGGAGCAGGCATCCTGTCAGATGGCGATGTCTGCATCTCCAGCACCAACCGCAATTTTCAGGGTCGGATGGGTCATAGCGGAGCCAGCGTCTATCTTGGATCGCCCTACACTACCGCTGCCTCGGCGGTTGTCGGTCGCATTGCCGATCCGCGTGATCTGATGGAGATGACCTGA
- a CDS encoding isocitrate lyase/phosphoenolpyruvate mutase family protein, with amino-acid sequence MNGSRASKAAALSQLLENGVLAPGCYDGLSAALVQAHGFQAAYVTGGSIAYSRLGRPDIGLVSMSEVAETIALIADRVEIPLIVDADTGFGNALNVMRTVRTFERAGATAIQLEDQQMPKRCGHLAGKSLVSCEEMVGKLKAALDTREDALIVARTDAIAVEGFDAALERAEAYVEAGADILFVEAPPSDEAMKQLCAQFDGRAVLLANMVEGGSTPIRPAQELYALGYRLVIFPGAFARTVVQAANDMLAVLKRYGTTENYWDRMVDLKGINDAIGTGELIEHGKRYSPEMASFATLPTDGDA; translated from the coding sequence ATGAACGGATCACGCGCAAGCAAAGCGGCGGCTCTCTCCCAGTTGCTCGAAAATGGTGTTCTCGCGCCCGGTTGTTACGACGGACTTTCTGCGGCGCTCGTACAGGCTCATGGTTTCCAAGCCGCCTATGTAACAGGCGGCTCCATTGCCTATTCACGGCTTGGCAGGCCCGACATTGGTCTGGTTTCGATGTCGGAGGTGGCCGAAACCATTGCGCTTATTGCGGATCGGGTTGAAATCCCATTGATCGTCGATGCCGACACTGGCTTTGGCAATGCGCTGAATGTCATGCGCACCGTCCGCACCTTTGAGCGCGCGGGTGCGACTGCCATACAGCTAGAGGATCAGCAGATGCCCAAGCGCTGCGGTCACCTGGCGGGCAAGTCGCTGGTGTCTTGCGAAGAGATGGTGGGCAAGCTGAAGGCGGCTCTGGATACCCGTGAAGACGCGCTGATCGTCGCGCGAACAGACGCGATTGCCGTCGAGGGATTCGATGCCGCTTTGGAACGGGCAGAGGCTTACGTCGAAGCCGGTGCGGACATTCTGTTCGTCGAGGCACCCCCTTCTGATGAGGCGATGAAACAATTGTGCGCTCAATTTGATGGACGCGCCGTTCTCTTGGCCAATATGGTCGAAGGCGGTTCAACACCGATCCGGCCAGCGCAAGAACTCTACGCTTTGGGATACCGGCTCGTGATCTTCCCCGGCGCATTTGCGCGTACGGTTGTGCAAGCGGCAAACGATATGCTCGCCGTGCTAAAACGTTATGGCACCACCGAGAATTATTGGGACAGGATGGTCGACCTAAAGGGTATCAACGATGCGATCGGAACGGGCGAGCTGATCGAGCATGGCAAACGCTACAGCCCCGAAATGGCTTCTTTCGCAACCTTGCCGACGGATGGTGATGCATGA